The Saprospiraceae bacterium genome includes a window with the following:
- a CDS encoding nucleotide sugar dehydrogenase, whose product MLTELKNKSKLISVTGLGYVGLPLALEFARHFKVIGFDINEERVALMKQGIDPSKELDGSAFDGCDIEFTTNPADLKKAHFHIIGVPTDIDEHKVPNLKPLLGASASVGKALKKGDIVVYESTVYPGCTEEDCVPVMEHESGLKGGIDFKFGYSPERIVPGDKVRTLTKILKIVSGCDVETRETIAEVYDTILEAGIFRASSVKVAEAAKVIENTQRDINISLMNELAIIFDRMDIDTNEVIEAAGSKWNFHKYQPGLVGGHCISVDPFYLLHKAKQLGLDPQVIAAGRRVNDYIPHFIAKRVVQTLIEKGKNPGQCKVLVMGITFKEDVADIRNSKVVDLIKELMSYSLNVHLVDPWASANEVAHEYGISMLDTPEGKYDAIVLAVGHQEYKSLTKDALQNLSNGDLLLFDIKGVKDGREFENYWKL is encoded by the coding sequence ATGCTTACAGAATTAAAAAACAAATCAAAACTTATATCAGTTACCGGCCTTGGATACGTAGGACTACCATTGGCATTGGAGTTTGCCAGACATTTTAAGGTGATCGGATTTGATATCAATGAAGAGCGGGTAGCACTTATGAAGCAAGGTATCGACCCGTCCAAAGAGCTGGATGGCAGTGCATTTGATGGATGCGACATTGAGTTTACGACCAATCCCGCAGATCTTAAAAAAGCCCATTTCCATATCATAGGTGTACCTACAGACATCGACGAACACAAAGTCCCCAACCTGAAACCCCTGCTCGGAGCATCTGCCAGCGTAGGTAAGGCTCTGAAAAAAGGGGATATCGTAGTATATGAAAGTACCGTCTATCCTGGTTGTACCGAAGAAGACTGTGTACCTGTGATGGAACATGAAAGCGGACTAAAAGGTGGGATTGACTTTAAATTCGGGTATAGTCCTGAGCGTATCGTTCCGGGAGATAAAGTACGGACCCTCACAAAAATCCTGAAAATTGTCTCAGGGTGTGATGTTGAAACCAGAGAAACCATAGCTGAAGTGTATGACACGATCCTGGAGGCAGGTATATTCAGAGCATCATCTGTAAAGGTAGCTGAAGCTGCAAAAGTGATTGAAAATACACAGCGTGATATCAATATATCGCTTATGAATGAGCTGGCTATCATCTTTGACAGGATGGATATAGACACCAATGAAGTCATAGAAGCAGCCGGCAGTAAATGGAATTTTCATAAGTATCAACCCGGTCTGGTGGGAGGACATTGTATCAGCGTTGATCCCTTTTATCTTTTACACAAAGCAAAACAATTGGGCCTTGACCCACAGGTCATCGCTGCCGGTCGAAGGGTCAATGATTATATCCCGCACTTTATCGCTAAAAGAGTGGTGCAGACCCTGATAGAAAAAGGTAAAAATCCCGGACAATGCAAGGTGCTGGTCATGGGCATCACCTTCAAAGAAGATGTGGCCGATATCCGCAACAGTAAGGTAGTAGACCTGATCAAGGAGCTCATGTCGTATTCTCTGAATGTACACTTAGTCGATCCATGGGCTTCGGCCAACGAAGTCGCCCATGAATATGGTATCTCCATGCTTGATACGCCTGAAGGAAAATATGACGCCATAGTACTTGCGGTAGGACATCAGGAGTACAAAAGTTTGACAAAGGATGCTTTGCAAAACCTGTCCAACGGTGATCTTTTGCTTTTCGATATCAAAGGAGTCAAGGATGGAAGGGAGTTTGAAAACTATTGGAAATTGTAG
- a CDS encoding type II toxin-antitoxin system HicB family antitoxin has product MKNKVNFTYWLESDGKYLGYLNDYPDHWTQGVSIEDLKEHLLDLFKMFTEGKIIGIKKVEELIII; this is encoded by the coding sequence ATGAAGAATAAGGTAAATTTTACCTATTGGTTAGAATCAGATGGAAAATATTTGGGATATTTAAATGATTATCCTGACCATTGGACACAAGGTGTTTCCATAGAAGATTTAAAAGAACATCTTCTGGATTTATTTAAAATGTTTACTGAAGGTAAAATAATAGGAATTAAAAAAGTGGAGGAACTCATTATTATATGA
- a CDS encoding type II toxin-antitoxin system HicA family toxin codes for MTKLPSSEKVISVLLDYGFVFKSQKGSHQKYKNREKTVIVPAPRKQIPIGTLKSISKQSGIAYSEFINL; via the coding sequence ATGACAAAACTTCCTTCATCCGAGAAAGTTATTTCAGTTTTATTAGATTATGGCTTTGTATTTAAAAGTCAAAAAGGTAGCCATCAAAAATACAAAAATAGAGAAAAAACAGTCATCGTGCCGGCTCCGCGAAAGCAAATACCTATTGGTACACTAAAGTCCATAAGCAAACAATCAGGAATAGCATATTCAGAATTTATCAATCTGTAA
- a CDS encoding type II toxin-antitoxin system HicA family toxin — protein sequence MKRKDLLKILNNNRCILLRNGSKHDIYHNPQKGTTQPVPRHNEINEILAKKIIKDLT from the coding sequence ATGAAGCGCAAAGATTTATTAAAAATCTTGAACAATAATAGGTGTATTCTTTTGCGAAATGGGTCGAAACACGATATTTATCACAATCCCCAAAAAGGTACTACTCAACCGGTACCTAGACACAATGAAATTAATGAAATCTTAGCAAAAAAGATCATTAAGGATTTGACCTGA
- a CDS encoding Txe/YoeB family addiction module toxin: protein MGKYFVDIKEEAKIHFRKIYRSGDRMTIKRIEKILLELSNHPKTGVGNPEPLKYNLSGFWSRRINKKDRIIYEIIEEPERLVVIISALGHY from the coding sequence ATGGGAAAGTATTTTGTAGACATTAAGGAAGAAGCAAAAATTCACTTTCGTAAAATATATAGATCCGGGGATCGGATGACTATTAAAAGAATAGAAAAAATTTTGCTCGAACTTTCAAATCATCCAAAAACAGGCGTAGGCAATCCCGAACCACTAAAATATAATCTATCCGGTTTCTGGAGCAGAAGAATTAATAAAAAAGACCGCATTATCTATGAAATTATCGAAGAGCCGGAAAGGCTGGTGGTGATTATCTCCGCTTTGGGACATTATTAA
- the wecB gene encoding UDP-N-acetylglucosamine 2-epimerase (non-hydrolyzing) → MKKVIAIIGARPQFIKHFAFESEVKDTFHLVTVHTGQHYDENMSKVFFVELGMKKPDYLLRSGGGSHGEQTGKMMIEIEKIVLDENPDAVLVYGDTNSTLAGALVASKLHIPVFHIEAGLRSFNKEMPEEINRVLTDHVSDILFVPSQLAVDNLHKEGIRENVRIVGDIMKDLVIKSVKSGWLKPVDNVSEPYYYATLHRPYNTDDKDRLVYVLNTLSALDKKVVFAIHPRTRNFMKTYYLSENSYSNIRFIDPQGYFNNLSYLFYADGLITDSGGMQKEAYWLGKKCITIRKETEWTETLEDEDNVLMFYDLSELKDKIKTKAICKNNDLYGDGSTGSCIVRQINDYFLTKSK, encoded by the coding sequence TTGAAAAAAGTAATCGCCATCATCGGGGCTCGCCCTCAGTTTATCAAACACTTTGCGTTTGAGTCTGAAGTGAAAGATACCTTTCATCTTGTGACTGTACATACAGGACAGCATTATGATGAAAACATGAGTAAGGTATTTTTTGTTGAGTTGGGTATGAAGAAACCTGACTATCTCTTAAGATCGGGTGGTGGAAGCCATGGAGAGCAGACAGGTAAGATGATGATAGAGATCGAAAAAATTGTGCTTGACGAAAACCCGGATGCAGTATTGGTTTATGGGGATACCAACTCTACCCTGGCTGGTGCTCTGGTGGCTTCAAAACTACATATTCCTGTTTTTCATATCGAAGCAGGCTTGAGATCATTTAATAAAGAGATGCCTGAGGAGATCAATCGGGTGCTTACAGACCATGTCAGTGACATACTGTTTGTACCATCTCAATTAGCTGTAGACAATCTGCACAAAGAAGGCATCCGGGAAAATGTGCGCATCGTAGGCGACATCATGAAAGATCTGGTCATTAAATCAGTAAAATCCGGTTGGCTCAAACCTGTGGATAATGTATCAGAACCATATTATTATGCCACACTCCACAGACCATACAATACAGATGATAAAGATCGGTTGGTATACGTGTTGAATACATTGAGTGCTCTGGATAAAAAAGTTGTATTTGCTATACATCCCCGCACCAGAAATTTTATGAAGACCTATTACCTTTCAGAAAATAGTTACAGCAATATCAGATTTATCGATCCGCAAGGATATTTTAATAACCTGAGTTATTTGTTTTATGCTGACGGGTTGATCACTGACAGCGGTGGAATGCAAAAGGAAGCATACTGGCTTGGAAAAAAATGTATCACGATCAGGAAGGAAACAGAATGGACAGAAACGCTCGAAGACGAGGACAATGTATTGATGTTTTACGATCTTAGTGAATTGAAAGATAAAATCAAAACCAAAGCCATTTGCAAAAACAATGATTTATATGGAGATGGCTCGACCGGAAGCTGCATAGTGAGACAAATAAATGACTATTTTCTAACAAAAAGTAAATGA
- a CDS encoding GxxExxY protein has translation MELTKKYVNQIAYQIIGCAIEVHKEVGPGLLESLYEECLIFELLNNGLHVVSQQHIIPTYKGIECKTRLRFDILVEDVILVENKSTNGFTPIDQAQLLSYMNILEKPKGLLINYNVLNITSEGLIPLVNRYFEKLKD, from the coding sequence ATGGAACTAACAAAAAAATATGTAAATCAAATAGCTTACCAGATCATAGGATGTGCCATTGAAGTGCATAAAGAGGTAGGCCCGGGTTTGTTGGAAAGTTTATATGAAGAGTGTCTTATATTTGAACTTTTGAATAACGGCTTACATGTTGTTTCCCAGCAACATATCATACCTACATATAAGGGAATAGAGTGCAAGACCAGGCTGAGATTTGATATTTTGGTAGAAGATGTGATATTAGTGGAAAATAAATCCACCAATGGATTTACTCCGATCGATCAGGCACAATTATTAAGCTATATGAATATTCTGGAAAAACCTAAAGGGCTCTTAATCAATTACAACGTTTTGAACATCACATCAGAAGGCCTGATTCCATTAGTGAATAGGTATTTCGAAAAGCTGAAAGACTAA
- the asnB gene encoding asparagine synthase (glutamine-hydrolyzing) yields the protein MCGIAGFFDSSLISSVKKELGSKMLQRIRHRGPDASSAYIDDQVCLGHNRLSIIDLSVEADQPFVVDQWVMVYNGEVYNYVEIRNELQALGHKFRTASDTEVILKSFIQWGDTCVDRFVGMWAFVIYNKNSGQLFCSRDRFGIKPFYYIHHGEQFYFASEVKAFYDLPFFNPALNKKQVFRGLNLGWISYHDETYFEQVKALPPAHNLIFNNNTIALDSYWVLEKKELNLSYKQAVDAFKAQFFETVRIHLRSDVKVGACLSGGIDSSSLVATMSTIDPIPLESFTIYYEGQDAVDERPWVKEVLEAYHNVHPHYFTPSDADIQHAFSKILYHQDAPLPGSSPVSQYFLMQLAGEHKIKVVMDGQGSDEYLLGYLHFYYSIYAQLFKKRQFKTALNTLKNHKRTQGLSFKELLVILGKSGAKYILGEQGYKRKEFSDKYPNVLIDKVEQDLWQSFDNGVPVDSVTQNALFLDTLPSLLHFEDRNSMAFSIESRVPFLDHRLVEMAYSLPYTYKLDDGITKKILRDALKGILPEKIAHRTDKKGFVTPGEIKWLRGPLKHLLATENLTHLGDLCNLDKVYDLIHEFDKGDNTNAQMVWRLIALNEWRKTIPQS from the coding sequence ATGTGTGGCATAGCAGGATTTTTTGATAGCTCTTTGATATCATCGGTGAAAAAGGAATTAGGCAGCAAAATGTTGCAGCGTATCCGTCACCGTGGACCTGATGCCAGTAGTGCATATATCGATGATCAGGTGTGTTTGGGTCATAATCGACTGAGTATTATTGATCTGTCTGTTGAAGCAGATCAACCTTTTGTAGTGGATCAATGGGTGATGGTATATAACGGCGAAGTATATAATTATGTAGAAATTCGTAATGAGTTGCAAGCTTTAGGACACAAATTCCGCACTGCCAGCGATACTGAAGTGATCCTGAAATCTTTCATACAATGGGGTGATACATGTGTTGACAGATTTGTAGGTATGTGGGCATTTGTCATATATAATAAAAACTCGGGACAACTTTTTTGTTCGCGCGATCGATTTGGCATCAAACCTTTTTATTATATTCATCATGGTGAACAATTCTATTTTGCATCAGAAGTAAAAGCCTTTTATGATTTGCCTTTTTTTAATCCTGCATTAAATAAAAAGCAAGTCTTCAGGGGGTTAAATTTGGGCTGGATTTCTTATCATGATGAAACCTATTTCGAACAGGTAAAAGCCCTGCCACCAGCTCATAATTTAATTTTCAATAACAATACTATAGCATTGGATAGCTATTGGGTCTTGGAAAAAAAGGAACTTAACTTATCTTACAAACAGGCTGTTGATGCTTTCAAAGCTCAATTTTTTGAGACTGTCAGAATCCATTTGCGATCGGATGTTAAAGTAGGGGCTTGTTTGAGTGGAGGAATAGACAGTTCTTCCCTTGTGGCTACTATGTCCACTATAGATCCCATTCCTTTAGAGAGTTTTACTATTTATTATGAAGGACAAGATGCAGTTGATGAACGGCCATGGGTCAAAGAGGTCTTAGAAGCGTATCATAATGTACACCCTCATTACTTCACTCCTTCAGATGCTGATATTCAGCATGCTTTTTCAAAAATATTATACCACCAGGATGCTCCATTACCGGGTTCATCTCCCGTATCCCAATACTTTTTAATGCAACTGGCTGGTGAACATAAGATTAAAGTCGTCATGGATGGCCAGGGTTCAGATGAATACTTATTGGGGTATTTGCATTTTTATTATAGCATTTATGCCCAATTGTTTAAAAAGAGACAATTCAAAACCGCTTTAAATACCTTAAAAAATCATAAAAGGACACAAGGACTGAGCTTTAAAGAATTACTTGTAATCCTGGGAAAAAGTGGGGCAAAATACATTTTGGGAGAGCAGGGGTATAAACGTAAAGAATTTTCCGACAAATATCCCAATGTTTTAATAGATAAGGTAGAGCAAGATCTATGGCAAAGTTTTGATAACGGTGTGCCCGTAGATAGTGTTACACAAAATGCACTTTTTCTGGATACACTACCTTCTTTGCTTCATTTTGAGGATAGGAATTCTATGGCATTTTCCATTGAGTCAAGAGTACCTTTTCTGGATCATCGCCTGGTAGAAATGGCCTATAGTTTGCCATATACTTATAAACTGGATGATGGGATTACCAAAAAAATACTACGGGATGCACTTAAAGGTATTTTGCCGGAAAAAATAGCTCATCGTACAGATAAAAAAGGTTTTGTAACCCCTGGCGAAATAAAATGGTTAAGAGGTCCATTAAAACATCTTTTAGCAACTGAAAATTTAACACATTTGGGAGATCTTTGTAATCTTGATAAAGTATATGACTTAATCCATGAATTTGATAAGGGGGATAACACAAATGCCCAAATGGTTTGGAGGCTCATAGCACTCAATGAATGGCGAAAAACCATCCCGCAGTCATGA
- a CDS encoding DUF86 domain-containing protein, whose protein sequence is MMKIDFNTFSNNSMLRNAVERKIEIIGEASNKVPGEFRKNNPDIEWNKPIAMRAIILKEGLDRAFEFYHSSLLHI, encoded by the coding sequence ATGATGAAGATTGATTTCAATACATTTTCAAATAATAGCATGCTAAGGAATGCAGTCGAAAGGAAGATTGAAATCATCGGAGAAGCATCAAATAAAGTTCCGGGAGAATTCAGGAAAAATAATCCAGACATAGAGTGGAATAAACCTATTGCCATGAGAGCAATTATATTGAAGGAAGGTTTGGATAGGGCATTTGAATTTTATCATTCGTCATTATTACATATCTAA
- a CDS encoding type II toxin-antitoxin system HicB family antitoxin: protein MKTLKYIITKEGKFYVSRCLNVEVSSFGKTLDEAKSNLKEALDLYFEDNNERFDLQNITETIIGEMKIKVT from the coding sequence ATGAAGACGTTAAAGTATATCATTACAAAAGAAGGGAAGTTTTATGTCTCCAGGTGTTTAAATGTTGAAGTATCTAGTTTTGGTAAAACGCTTGATGAAGCTAAATCTAATCTAAAAGAAGCGTTGGATTTATATTTTGAAGATAATAATGAAAGGTTTGATTTGCAAAACATCACAGAAACTATAATAGGTGAGATGAAGATAAAGGTTACATGA
- a CDS encoding ATP-binding protein, whose product MGYLNRIIEKDLIDKMSASGAVLIKGPKSCGKTLTAKQFAKSVLEMDRDKQVPVIMATNPRLLLIGDAPRLIDEWQEQPEIWNYIRHEVDDRKTKGQFILTGSAHPNDDVKLHSGAGRFTVVQMDTMTWQELGYSTGLVKVSELLQGTVPDFFAEGVSLEFIINKMLIGGWPTLLNQSQKNAIQLNCGYIDLLCEADMSRATGVKRDPRKVRSLMRSIARNTATLVDNKTLEQDVKTSDRNELSRNTIAEYLDALSRLMILYEQPAFNPHIRSAASLRKAPKRHLCDTSLATAVLGLDEEALMRDLNYTGFLFESLATHELNVYAKANDAHVFHYLDSYGLEVDAIVQKRNGDYAAFEIKLGVGYIEAAAENLKKFAINIDTTKMELPKSLNIITGTGMSYRRPDGINVISLASLGA is encoded by the coding sequence ATGGGATATTTAAACCGAATCATAGAAAAGGATTTGATAGACAAAATGTCAGCTTCCGGTGCGGTGCTCATAAAAGGACCAAAATCGTGCGGTAAAACATTAACAGCAAAGCAATTTGCAAAAAGCGTTTTAGAAATGGACCGTGATAAACAGGTTCCGGTTATTATGGCAACAAATCCCAGGCTTTTATTGATAGGTGATGCCCCAAGATTGATTGATGAATGGCAGGAACAACCTGAGATTTGGAATTATATCAGGCACGAGGTAGACGATCGCAAAACAAAGGGCCAATTCATTCTTACAGGATCTGCCCATCCAAATGATGATGTCAAATTGCATAGTGGTGCAGGGCGGTTTACGGTTGTCCAAATGGATACGATGACCTGGCAGGAACTAGGTTATTCTACAGGCTTGGTGAAGGTCTCAGAATTGCTCCAAGGAACTGTGCCGGACTTCTTCGCTGAAGGAGTTTCGCTTGAATTCATTATAAATAAAATGCTGATAGGGGGATGGCCCACTTTATTAAATCAAAGCCAAAAAAATGCCATCCAACTGAACTGCGGCTATATTGATTTACTTTGTGAAGCAGATATGAGCAGAGCGACAGGGGTAAAACGCGACCCACGCAAAGTGCGTAGCTTAATGCGTTCTATTGCAAGGAACACAGCAACATTGGTAGATAACAAAACATTGGAGCAAGATGTTAAAACTTCTGATAGAAATGAGTTGTCGCGAAATACCATAGCCGAATATCTTGACGCATTGTCACGTTTAATGATTTTGTATGAACAACCCGCATTCAATCCTCATATTCGCTCAGCAGCTTCCTTGCGCAAGGCTCCCAAAAGACACCTGTGTGATACATCATTGGCTACAGCAGTATTAGGATTGGACGAAGAAGCTTTAATGAGAGATTTAAATTATACAGGATTTTTGTTTGAATCATTGGCTACACACGAGTTAAACGTATACGCCAAAGCAAATGATGCCCATGTTTTTCATTACCTTGATTCATACGGGCTTGAGGTTGACGCTATTGTACAGAAACGGAATGGTGATTACGCAGCTTTTGAAATAAAACTCGGCGTGGGTTATATTGAGGCAGCCGCCGAAAACTTAAAAAAATTTGCCATCAATATAGACACTACTAAAATGGAACTCCCAAAATCATTAAACATCATTACCGGAACAGGCATGAGCTATCGCCGACCGGACGGAATAAACGTGATATCGTTGGCTTCATTGGGAGCGTAA
- a CDS encoding Rpn family recombination-promoting nuclease/putative transposase, with translation MKKGVNNKHDKFFKAMMEDRSVATDFLKKFLPATVIDLVDFDTFENVGASYITEDLNELFSDSIFKFKLNETKEECFVSVLLEHKSKRDDATVFQVLGYLANGYKLQYKNKEPKRIILPVVYYHGKGRWKLRQLDDYFKSFPSILKSFLPSYDMVYIDLVRLSSDSLESLTNVFLRSALMVQRHSTDPNLLKNEIEKILTTLSDSTERNFFFTIIVYVLEVLEVDESYILEISEGITPNLKDKIMSTYDRLIEKGIGHNKVSTKASKFQKTQDSNNPKFF, from the coding sequence TTGAAAAAAGGAGTAAACAACAAACACGACAAATTCTTTAAGGCAATGATGGAAGATAGGTCCGTCGCAACTGATTTTTTAAAGAAGTTTTTGCCTGCCACTGTCATTGACCTAGTAGATTTTGATACGTTTGAAAATGTTGGCGCAAGTTATATCACTGAAGATCTTAATGAGTTGTTTTCAGATTCCATCTTCAAATTTAAACTCAATGAGACCAAAGAAGAATGTTTTGTATCTGTATTGCTCGAACATAAAAGCAAACGCGATGATGCGACTGTTTTTCAAGTGTTAGGTTATCTAGCAAATGGATATAAACTTCAATATAAAAACAAGGAACCCAAGCGAATTATCCTACCTGTTGTTTACTACCACGGAAAGGGCAGGTGGAAATTAAGACAGTTGGATGATTATTTCAAGAGTTTCCCTTCTATTTTAAAATCATTTTTACCATCATATGATATGGTTTACATTGATTTGGTCAGATTATCTTCTGATAGTCTAGAATCGTTAACCAATGTATTTTTAAGGTCAGCCTTGATGGTTCAAAGACATAGTACCGATCCCAACTTACTTAAAAATGAAATAGAAAAGATATTAACGACCTTGTCCGACTCTACGGAGAGGAACTTTTTTTTCACAATCATTGTTTATGTCTTGGAAGTTTTAGAAGTAGACGAAAGTTATATTTTAGAAATTTCAGAAGGCATCACTCCAAATTTAAAAGATAAAATTATGAGTACATACGATCGTCTAATCGAAAAAGGAATAGGGCATAACAAGGTATCAACAAAAGCTTCAAAATTTCAAAAGACTCAAGATTCCAATAATCCAAAATTTTTTTAA
- a CDS encoding glycosyl transferase family 1 produces the protein MKKVLIITYYWPPSGGSGVQRWVKFTKYLRSFGWEPIIYTVTDGEFPVLDHSLAKDIPDDVTVIRRPIFEPFSLYKKFTGRNKEDRVQVGIIEQSKRGSLKDRIALWIRSNVFIPDARMFWIRPSVRFLKKYLRENPVQAVISTGPPHSAHLIAMRLKNKLHIPWIADFRDPWTEIYYFKDLDLTAYARERHKTLEHEVLSNADQVLVVGKGMQDGFRKLGVESIVLTNGFDEDDFQDKILKDEIFTFVHTGNLLNYVHVRALWEAVVELKSEGLLKHFEIRLIGKVGDDKVRELSQFPIADHIRFVSYIPHAEITKAQQSAHILILPLESSTPVLTGKFFEYLGSGTDILALGDEVTNFEVKNILSKSPGSIFLNHYDKENIKKYIKSKYENPDVNIPSRPNFENFSRKSLTKTLAGILDDLDIK, from the coding sequence ATGAAAAAAGTACTAATCATCACCTATTATTGGCCCCCTTCAGGAGGTTCCGGTGTACAACGCTGGGTGAAGTTTACAAAATATCTCAGATCTTTTGGTTGGGAACCAATCATTTACACCGTGACAGATGGGGAGTTTCCTGTACTTGATCATAGTTTAGCAAAGGATATACCTGATGATGTGACAGTGATACGCAGGCCAATCTTCGAACCGTTCAGTTTATATAAAAAATTTACGGGTAGGAATAAGGAAGATAGGGTACAGGTTGGTATCATCGAACAGTCAAAAAGGGGGAGTTTGAAAGACAGGATAGCATTGTGGATCAGATCAAATGTTTTTATCCCGGATGCCCGCATGTTTTGGATCAGGCCTTCGGTACGATTTCTGAAAAAGTATCTGAGAGAAAACCCTGTACAAGCCGTGATTTCTACCGGGCCACCACATTCTGCACATCTTATTGCAATGAGGTTGAAAAATAAGTTGCATATACCCTGGATTGCTGATTTCAGAGATCCCTGGACTGAGATATACTACTTCAAGGATCTCGATCTTACTGCATATGCAAGGGAAAGACACAAAACACTGGAGCATGAAGTGCTTTCAAATGCTGATCAGGTACTTGTAGTCGGAAAAGGCATGCAGGATGGATTCCGCAAATTGGGAGTTGAAAGTATAGTACTGACCAATGGATTTGATGAAGATGATTTTCAGGATAAGATATTAAAAGATGAAATATTTACCTTTGTACATACGGGAAATCTTTTAAATTACGTGCATGTCCGCGCTTTGTGGGAAGCAGTGGTTGAATTGAAATCAGAAGGATTATTAAAACATTTTGAGATAAGACTGATCGGAAAAGTAGGAGATGACAAAGTCAGAGAGTTATCACAATTTCCAATTGCTGATCACATCAGATTTGTCTCCTACATACCACATGCCGAGATTACCAAAGCACAACAATCTGCCCATATCCTGATATTGCCATTGGAGTCAAGTACACCGGTGCTGACAGGTAAGTTTTTTGAATACCTGGGGTCAGGGACTGATATCCTGGCTTTAGGAGATGAAGTAACTAATTTTGAAGTAAAAAACATTTTATCAAAGTCTCCCGGAAGTATTTTTCTGAATCATTATGACAAAGAAAACATTAAAAAGTATATTAAATCCAAATACGAAAATCCTGATGTAAATATACCGTCCAGGCCAAATTTTGAAAACTTCAGCCGCAAATCCCTGACAAAGACACTTGCCGGTATTTTGGATGATTTGGACATTAAATGA